A window of the Helianthus annuus cultivar XRQ/B chromosome 4, HanXRQr2.0-SUNRISE, whole genome shotgun sequence genome harbors these coding sequences:
- the LOC110919052 gene encoding probable mitochondrial adenine nucleotide transporter BTL3, translating to MKSLEKWIRDSTGSESTGFLNGGLFLESNSFSFVSLHNTKRNKGSSVSCSLRPRVGFLCVTLSVKDKGFVGEEEDLLEKQGGALNTTKHLWAGAVAAMVSRTFVAPLERLKLEYMVRGEQKHLVELIQSIAASQGIKGFWKGNFVNILRTAPFKAINFYAYDKYRSQLLKLTGNQETTNYERFIAGAAAGITATVLCIPMDTIRTKMVAPGGEALGGVIDAFRHMIETEGFFSLYKGLLPSIISMAPSGAVFYGVYDILKSTYLHSPNGRKRLQHMKEAGDGLNALEQMELGTLRTLMYGAIAGCCAEAATYPFEVVRRQLQMQVRATKMSAAATFIKIVDQGGIPALYAGLTPSLLQVLPSAAISYFVYELMKIVLKVEPE from the exons ATGAAAAGTTTAGAGAAATGGATCAGGGATTCAACAGGATCCGAATCCACCGGTTTTCTAAACGGTGGGTTGTTTCTTGAATCGAATTCTTTCTCCTTCGTTTCGCTACACAACACTAAGAGGAATAAAGGGTCCTCGGTTTCTTGTTCGTTGAGGCCCCGAGTTGGGTTCTTGTGTGTGACGTTGTCGGTTAAAGATAAAGGGTTTGTTGGGGAAGAAGAGGACCTTTTGGAGAAGCAAGGCGGAGCTTTGAATACTACTAAGCATCTTTGGGCTGGAGCTGTGGCTGCTATGGTCTCAAG AACTTTCGTTGCGCCACTTGAAAGGCTGAAGCTTGAATATATGGTTCGAGGAGAACAAAAACATCTTGTTGAACTGATCCAGTCGATCGCAGCCTCTCAAGGGATTAAAGGCTTTTGGAAAGGAAACTTTGTGAATATTCTTAGAACCGCCCCGTTCAAGGCCATCAATTTTTACGCTTATGATAAATACAGAAGTCAGCTATTGAAACTAACTGGCAATCAGGAAACGACTAACTACGAGAGGTTTATTGCCGGTGCTGCTGCGGGAATTACCGCCACTGTACTCTGCATACCCATGGATACG ATACGAACGAAAATGGTGGCGCCTGGAGGAGAAGCATTGGGAGGCGTGATCGATGCTTTTCGCCACATGATCGAAACCGAAGGATTTTTTTCATTATACAAAGGCTTGTTGCCTTCAATAATAAGCATGGCACCTTCAGGTGCAGTGTTTTACGGAGTTTACGATATCTTAAAATCAACTTATTTGCATTCACCAAACGGAAGAAAAAGACTTCAACACATGAAGGAAGCAGGGGACGGTTTAAACGCTTTGGAGCAAATGGAATTAGGTACGCTTAGAACGCTAATGTACGGGGCGATTGCTGGATGTTGTGCGGAAGCAGCTACGTATCCGTTTGAAGTTGTTAGAAGACAACTTCAAATGCAAGTCCGCGCTACGAAAATGAGTGCAGCCGCCACTTTTATAAAGATAGTTGACCAAGGTGGCATACCTGCCTTGTATGCAGGTTTGACTCCAAGTTTACTGCAG GTGCTACCATCTGCTGCAATAAGTTACTTTGTTTATGAACTCATGAAGATAGTCCTCAAAGTCGAACCAGAGTAA
- the LOC110919043 gene encoding uncharacterized protein LOC110919043 — protein MALIEPQNLKFFTNNEHKSAINQSIQSLLDSLQNPSPKLSEFTSKFLELMQAKPDPHLETIWVLSGLTFHTNNSQKDDILDQVLAVKDLFHSITTFSASSSPSVCIALIAPVIYELYAVVIDLKRKEVDKKQGKKARREIRAFLDVILGFFNVCCEGSDSDEVFGLIGPLNDLVSIWVHSDGSENGSKQFFPLLSDEVIHWVSEESGENLGVLAGAVIVEAFLLKLCLMFSDGSSKQELRNELRTWAVCSITGFHNFYVFDTLVKMLLEPNLPVMSLLSPEDESLLRKVLYDVVILPDFSFLHLDKVGHIPNDYIKNNILARLMVTHEAIELLRKSKDFTEAICYTNAFAGSYLPTLITKLVTSELGANGNASQPKGSSPTAFLKWMLDLEDQGLNLSDGFISKHRARLVRYGSSMDLDSQSYKLNAGKTEDDLEFFIDNKGKDEDEKIDDDSTNDAFVAAARSMQSGTKESGKKRKETRVGKKKDGVKFQRYNLVDHLGSKSGKNSGLLEKDDSRSESEVEDPDSDEDVE, from the exons ATGGCTCTAATTGAACCCCAAAACTTGAAATTTTTCACAAACAATGAACACAAATCAGCAATTAATCAGTCAATTCAGAGCCTCTTGGACTCACTCCAAAACCCTAGCCCTAAATTATCCGAATTTACCTCGAAATTTCTCGAATTAATGCAAGCTAAACCCGACCCACATCTCGAAACCATCTGGGTTTTATCCGGTTTAACTTTTCATACCAACAATTCTCAAAAAGATGATATCTTGGATCAAGTATTAGCTGTGAAAGATCTTTTTCATTCGATAACCACCTTTTCAGCTTCGAGTAGTCCTTCGGTTTGTATCGCATTAATCGCACCTGTTATTTATGAACTGTATGCAGTAGTTATTGATTTGAAGAGGAAAGAAGTGGATAAGAAGCAAGGAAAGAAAGCTAGGAGAGAAATTAGGGCTTTTCTTGAtgtaattttagggttttttaatgTATGTTGTGAAGGGTCAGATAGCGATGAGGTTTTCGGGTTGATCGGACCGTTGAATGATTTGGTTTCAATTTGGGTTCACAGTGATGGGAGTGAGAATGGGTCAAAGCAGTTTTTCCCACTTTTGAGTGATGAGGTTATACATTGGGTTAGTGAGGAAAGTGGTGAAAATCTTGGGGTGCTGGCTGGAGCTGTGATTGTGGAGGCGTTTTTGTTGAAATTGTGTTTGATGTTTAGTGACGGGAGTTCGAAACAGGAGCTGCGGAATGAGTTGAGGACTTGGGCTGTTTGTTCCATAACCGGTTTTCATAATTTCTATGTATTCG ATACACTCGTGAAGATGCTGCTGGAACCGAATTTGCCTGTGATGTCTCTACTG AGTCCTGAAGATGAATCTTTGTTGAGGAAAGTGTTATATGATGTTGTTATATTACCCGACTTTTCATTCCTCCACTTGGACAAAGTAGGCCATATCCCAAACGACTACATAAAGAATAACATTTTGGCTAGACTTATGGTGACCCACGAAGCCATCGAGTTATTGAG GAAAAGCAAAGATTTTACAGAGGCCATTTGTTACACAAATGCATTCGCGGGTTCTTATTTACCCACACTTATCACTAAACTGGTGACAAGTGAGCTTGGCGCTAACGGAAATGCAAGTCAACCTAAAGGATCATCACCTACGGCATTTCTAA AGTGGATGCTTGACCTCGAGGATCAAGGTCTGAATTTGAGTGATGGGTTCATTTCAAAACACCGTGCAAGATTAGTTCGTTACGGGTCAAGTATGGATCTTGACTCACAGTCCTACAAGCTAAATGCAGGGAAAACAGAAGATGATCTAGAGTTCTTTATCGATAATAAAGGTAAAGATGAAGATGAAAAGATTGATGATGATTCCACGAATGATGCTTTTGTTGCTGCTGCCCGATCTATGCAGTCTGGTACAAAAGAAAGTGGAAAGAAACGAAAAGAAACACGTGTTGGAAAGAAGAAAGATGGAGTCAAGTTTCAAAGGTACAACCTTGTCGACCATTTGGGGTCAAAATCGGGTAAAAATAGCGGTTTGTTGGAGAAAGATGATTCCCGCAGTGAAAGTGAAGTGGAAGATCCCGACTCTGATGAAGATGTTGAGTAA